The following coding sequences are from one Megamonas funiformis window:
- a CDS encoding beta-class carbonic anhydrase, translating into MTLLDEVLQANQAYLEHTQEVNTWSKYPQKHLAIVSCMDTRLVELLEPALGIRRGEVKMIKTAGNTITSKFDDVIRSLLVCIYQFDIKEIMVIGHYGCGMATATSKELIDTMIKRGIDGKAIDKIKDELSQWIDTFHNPKDNVEKSVASIHENPLIPNEIPVHGLIINPDTGKVDVVVNGY; encoded by the coding sequence ATGACGCTTTTAGATGAAGTTTTACAGGCAAATCAAGCTTATCTTGAACATACACAAGAAGTGAATACTTGGAGTAAATATCCACAAAAACATCTAGCTATTGTTAGTTGTATGGATACACGTTTGGTTGAATTGTTAGAGCCAGCACTTGGTATTCGTCGCGGTGAAGTCAAAATGATAAAAACGGCAGGCAATACAATAACTAGTAAATTTGATGATGTAATTCGCAGTTTGTTAGTTTGCATTTATCAATTTGATATCAAGGAAATTATGGTTATTGGTCATTATGGTTGTGGTATGGCAACAGCTACTTCAAAAGAATTGATTGATACTATGATAAAACGTGGTATTGATGGAAAAGCTATTGATAAAATAAAAGATGAATTATCCCAATGGATTGATACATTTCACAATCCTAAGGATAATGTGGAAAAAAGCGTAGCAAGTATACATGAAAATCCATTAATTCCTAATGAAATCCCCGTACATGGTTTAATCATTAATCCAGATACAGGAAAAGTTGATGTGGTAGTAAATGGTTATTAA
- a CDS encoding aldose 1-epimerase family protein has product MLKTLENDILRLTVDTHGAEIHSLVAKDTGIEYIWQADPNYWQRHAPILFPIVGKLKNGQYEYDGTVYRMPGHGFARDKEFEFSGQTENSLEYTLTYDEDTLRMYPFKFKLTVTYTINFAEVKVSWKVENLDTKEDMYFSIGAHPAFNCPIGVEGSFDEHELEFEQTEANPLTSYHVNSAGVFDGGVAPVKLVYGKVLRLNHDLFIEDALVFKKLFSEEVKLTNTANNHFVKVNFKGFPYLGIWTKPVKAPFLCIEPWYGLADSTQKTDFSNKKGILHLAPSKQFDASYTITIG; this is encoded by the coding sequence ATGTTAAAAACGTTAGAAAATGATATTTTACGCCTCACTGTAGATACTCATGGTGCTGAAATTCATAGCCTTGTAGCTAAAGATACAGGTATTGAATATATTTGGCAGGCTGACCCTAATTACTGGCAAAGACATGCGCCAATCTTATTTCCTATTGTTGGTAAATTAAAAAATGGTCAATATGAATATGATGGAACTGTTTATCGTATGCCAGGTCATGGTTTTGCTCGTGATAAAGAATTTGAGTTTAGCGGACAAACAGAAAATTCTTTGGAATACACATTGACTTATGATGAAGATACATTGAGAATGTATCCATTTAAGTTTAAATTGACAGTTACCTATACTATTAATTTTGCAGAAGTAAAAGTTTCATGGAAAGTAGAAAATCTTGATACAAAAGAAGATATGTATTTTTCCATTGGTGCTCACCCTGCATTTAATTGTCCAATTGGCGTTGAAGGCTCTTTTGATGAACATGAACTCGAGTTTGAACAGACAGAAGCTAATCCATTGACTTCTTATCATGTAAATTCTGCAGGAGTATTTGATGGCGGAGTAGCTCCAGTAAAACTTGTTTATGGTAAAGTATTGCGCTTAAACCATGATTTATTTATTGAAGATGCTCTAGTATTTAAAAAATTATTTTCTGAAGAAGTGAAATTAACTAATACAGCAAATAATCATTTTGTAAAAGTTAATTTCAAAGGTTTTCCATATCTCGGCATTTGGACAAAACCAGTGAAAGCACCATTTTTATGCATTGAACCATGGTATGGTTTAGCTGATAGCACTCAAAAAACAGATTTTTCCAATAAAAAAGGTATATTGCATTTAGCACCAAGTAAGCAATTTGATGCTTCTTATACTATTACTATTGGATAG
- a CDS encoding GerMN domain-containing protein: protein MRVKIKSIKGLLAVLAISILTITSGCTEQGTNLEKSSSSSVQENVNKEVSSSSTSASDMEQTNEKKVSGVTIYFPDANGEKLIPTQRQINLNREDKYKAVVQALIDGPISDKEGIYIMPKDTQVLSVKVNNNIATVDFNKAFKTNFTGGSTGELMLIGSIVNSLTEFKDIKAVRFTVEGKVLEALDNHLDLTVPQERMGDLL from the coding sequence ATGAGAGTAAAAATAAAATCTATAAAAGGTTTATTAGCAGTTTTAGCAATATCTATTTTAACAATTACTTCTGGTTGTACAGAACAAGGTACGAATTTAGAAAAAAGTTCTTCTAGCTCTGTACAGGAAAATGTAAATAAAGAAGTAAGTTCTTCTAGCACTAGTGCAAGTGATATGGAACAAACAAACGAAAAGAAAGTATCTGGTGTTACAATTTATTTCCCTGATGCTAATGGTGAAAAATTAATTCCAACACAAAGACAGATAAATTTAAATCGTGAAGATAAATATAAAGCTGTTGTACAAGCATTAATAGATGGACCTATTTCTGATAAAGAAGGTATCTATATCATGCCAAAAGATACACAAGTTTTATCGGTTAAAGTAAATAATAATATTGCCACTGTTGATTTTAATAAAGCATTTAAAACAAATTTCACAGGTGGTTCTACTGGGGAATTGATGTTGATTGGCTCTATTGTAAATTCTTTAACAGAATTCAAAGATATAAAAGCAGTTCGCTTTACTGTTGAAGGAAAAGTATTAGAAGCATTAGATAATCATTTAGATTTAACAGTACCTCAAGAACGCATGGGAGATTTGTTATAA
- a CDS encoding N-acetylmuramoyl-L-alanine amidase family protein has protein sequence MYNLLKKVILCSVVLLLMVIPNISLAKSSVNVEKISHNLMTSEQGDTYLHIEINTNREVKNFSIQENPNNKYQLIFNIEDAQISNISRQEKLDGNIAKKVFLQEKKDTVQGKIYLQEEVNNNYKIYSLGKKGIAIDIFNSVVNTPVASDVALSNVKNKIITIDPGHGGSDSGAVGPNGYTEKEGTFAISQKVASILNQSGAKVVMTRDSDVDVYGPNASARNELQARVDVGNNANSDIFVSIHCNAFVNPAANGTQTFYYGSSYQGQRLAQSIQEKMIEANGLRDRGISTCNFYVVKHSYMPAVLIETAFITNYDEEALLSDDEWQTTMAKAIAEGINEYFSN, from the coding sequence GTGTATAATTTATTAAAAAAGGTAATTTTATGTTCAGTTGTTTTGTTGCTCATGGTCATACCAAATATTTCTTTGGCTAAAAGTAGTGTAAATGTAGAAAAAATTTCTCATAATCTTATGACTTCAGAGCAAGGAGATACGTATCTTCATATAGAAATAAATACTAATAGAGAAGTAAAAAACTTTTCTATTCAGGAAAATCCTAATAATAAATATCAATTGATTTTTAATATAGAAGATGCTCAAATAAGTAATATATCAAGACAAGAAAAATTAGATGGAAATATCGCTAAAAAAGTATTTTTACAAGAAAAAAAGGATACAGTTCAAGGAAAAATATATTTACAAGAAGAAGTAAATAATAATTATAAAATATATAGTTTAGGTAAAAAAGGTATAGCAATCGACATTTTTAATAGTGTAGTAAATACTCCTGTAGCTAGTGATGTAGCTTTGAGTAATGTAAAAAATAAAATAATTACTATTGATCCAGGTCATGGAGGTTCTGATTCTGGAGCTGTAGGACCTAATGGATATACAGAAAAAGAGGGAACTTTTGCTATATCTCAAAAAGTAGCTTCTATTTTAAATCAATCAGGAGCTAAAGTGGTTATGACTAGAGATAGTGATGTCGATGTTTATGGTCCAAATGCTTCTGCAAGAAATGAATTACAAGCACGTGTTGATGTAGGAAATAATGCAAATTCAGATATATTTGTTAGTATTCATTGCAATGCTTTTGTAAATCCTGCTGCAAATGGTACACAGACATTTTATTATGGTTCTAGCTATCAAGGACAAAGATTAGCACAAAGTATTCAAGAAAAAATGATTGAAGCTAATGGCTTGCGTGATAGAGGCATTTCCACTTGTAATTTTTATGTAGTAAAACATTCTTATATGCCAGCTGTACTCATTGAAACAGCTTTTATTACTAATTATGACGAAGAAGCTTTATTAAGTGATGATGAATGGCAAACAACAATGGCAAAAGCTATAGCAGAAGGTATTAACGAATATTTTAGCAATTAA
- a CDS encoding DUF3006 domain-containing protein: MISAVIDRFEEDKVVLLVGEDEQKVVFPKNLLDENLKEGDYLSIDIKYDEVATKKAVAEIEDLLKSLKNDNK, from the coding sequence ATGATAAGTGCTGTTATTGATAGATTTGAAGAAGATAAAGTTGTATTATTAGTAGGGGAAGATGAACAAAAAGTTGTTTTCCCTAAGAATTTATTAGATGAGAATTTAAAGGAGGGAGATTATTTATCTATAGATATTAAATATGATGAAGTAGCTACAAAAAAAGCTGTAGCAGAAATAGAAGATTTATTAAAGTCCTTAAAAAATGATAATAAATAA
- a CDS encoding ComEC/Rec2 family competence protein, producing MKKIVALLMILCSLFLWGCGKDNATQSANKDEALKIEMLDIGQGDATLIQTKEQTIMIDTGDIDERDNLVKLLKERNITTIDKLIITHPHADHLGGAYAVFKNFEVKEVYDNGDPTTTQTYKTYLKNIKEKKIKYQQLSANDELDFGSGVKFKVFSPTKQMLKSGDDLNNNSLVGQLKYNDFTMMFTGDAEKEAEENMVKTYGSELASLVLKSPHHGSRTSSSEAFLKQVDAKTVLISLGAGNEYGHPHKQTMERYKKLGMKVYETDKNGSITITSDGSKDYKITTEK from the coding sequence ATGAAAAAGATTGTTGCCTTATTGATGATTTTGTGCAGTTTATTTTTATGGGGTTGTGGAAAAGATAATGCTACACAGTCAGCAAATAAAGACGAAGCTTTAAAAATAGAGATGTTAGATATCGGTCAAGGTGATGCAACGCTTATACAGACAAAAGAACAAACTATCATGATTGATACAGGCGATATTGATGAACGTGATAATTTAGTTAAATTATTGAAGGAAAGAAATATTACAACTATTGATAAATTAATCATAACTCATCCGCATGCAGACCATTTGGGTGGAGCTTATGCAGTATTTAAGAATTTTGAAGTCAAAGAAGTTTATGATAATGGAGACCCTACAACAACACAAACTTATAAGACTTATTTAAAAAATATAAAAGAGAAAAAAATAAAATATCAACAATTATCAGCAAATGATGAATTAGATTTTGGCAGTGGTGTAAAATTCAAAGTTTTTAGCCCTACAAAACAGATGTTAAAATCTGGAGATGATTTAAATAATAATTCTTTAGTTGGTCAATTAAAATACAATGATTTTACAATGATGTTCACAGGAGATGCTGAAAAAGAAGCTGAAGAAAATATGGTGAAAACATATGGTAGTGAGCTCGCTTCATTAGTATTAAAATCTCCTCATCATGGCAGTAGAACATCTTCAAGTGAAGCTTTTCTAAAACAAGTAGATGCTAAAACTGTATTGATTTCTTTAGGTGCTGGTAATGAATATGGACATCCGCATAAACAAACTATGGAACGTTATAAAAAATTGGGTATGAAAGTATATGAAACAGATAAAAATGGTTCTATTACTATAACAAGTGATGGTAGTAAAGATTATAAAATTACTACAGAAAAATAA
- a CDS encoding type II toxin-antitoxin system PemK/MazF family toxin, whose amino-acid sequence MVYPLRRNEIVKRGDIYYANLSPVIGSEQGGLRPVLIVQNDIGNKYSPTIIVAAITAKLGKTHMPTHVDLPAKYCNLERDSMVLLEQLRTIDKSRLSKKVTTLDKNFMQEVNKALMISLGLVKF is encoded by the coding sequence ATGGTGTATCCGCTGAGAAGAAATGAGATTGTAAAGCGTGGCGATATATATTATGCTAATTTAAGCCCAGTAATTGGCTCAGAGCAAGGTGGACTACGACCAGTACTCATTGTACAAAATGATATTGGTAATAAATATAGTCCAACTATTATAGTAGCTGCAATTACTGCCAAATTAGGTAAGACACATATGCCTACACATGTTGATTTGCCTGCAAAATACTGCAACTTAGAACGAGATTCTATGGTATTGTTAGAACAATTACGTACTATTGATAAATCTCGATTGAGTAAGAAAGTTACCACGCTGGATAAAAATTTTATGCAGGAAGTAAACAAGGCATTAATGATTAGTTTAGGGCTAGTTAAGTTCTAA
- a CDS encoding bifunctional ADP-dependent NAD(P)H-hydrate dehydratase/NAD(P)H-hydrate epimerase, with translation MKIASAEQMRQIDNEAINQFGILEIALMENAGHEIAKEAMNLCKDIAIARQSYCILAGCGNNGGDGFVAARHLMNNGAKVKIFILGNTEHFTPSAKINYNVLVNMKAEIYHIVSERDWNRLQISITFSDCIIDALLGTGIHGQLRENIKKCIQIVNTSNRPVLSIDMPSGVNANTGVVESDAIFATTTITFGLPKIGLIMYPGCKHTGNIIVKTIGIPNDLLTKEDIKQEAIDEAFVKAHLASRADDVYKGSCGKVLTLAGSTGYTGAACLSSQAVLKIGAGISTLISAESLYDILSMKNTEVMVKPLPEILPGVLGDSAMENIKDIAKDFDVVLMGPGLGRNDETCQMVRKLAIDLDKPLVLDADAIFAFSQAPDELKKIKQVPILTPHLGEMANLLHITISDLKDNLWEIARKAAEYFNAIFVLKSEKTLVVYPDGNIFVTTVGNAGMATAGSGDVLAGTIAGIVAEKLAGKMSAPVGVYLHGLAGDLAGENGQAGLIAGDILLNLSKARKQIDNK, from the coding sequence ATGAAAATTGCATCTGCTGAACAAATGAGACAAATTGATAATGAAGCGATTAATCAGTTTGGTATACTAGAAATAGCTTTAATGGAAAATGCAGGGCATGAAATAGCAAAAGAAGCTATGAATTTATGCAAAGATATAGCTATAGCTAGACAGAGCTATTGTATTTTAGCTGGTTGTGGTAATAATGGCGGAGATGGCTTTGTAGCAGCTAGACATTTAATGAATAATGGTGCAAAAGTTAAGATTTTTATTTTAGGAAATACAGAACATTTTACACCATCTGCTAAAATTAATTACAATGTTTTAGTGAATATGAAAGCTGAAATATACCATATTGTTTCTGAACGTGATTGGAATCGTTTGCAAATATCAATAACTTTTTCTGATTGTATTATTGATGCTTTGCTAGGTACAGGTATTCATGGACAATTACGAGAAAACATTAAAAAATGTATCCAAATAGTAAATACTTCGAATAGACCTGTTTTATCAATAGATATGCCAAGTGGTGTTAATGCTAATACAGGAGTAGTGGAAAGTGATGCTATTTTTGCCACTACTACAATTACTTTTGGTTTACCAAAAATTGGTTTGATTATGTATCCTGGTTGCAAACATACGGGTAATATAATCGTAAAAACCATTGGCATACCAAATGATTTATTGACTAAAGAAGATATAAAACAAGAAGCTATAGATGAAGCTTTTGTAAAAGCACATTTAGCTTCAAGAGCAGATGATGTATATAAAGGTTCTTGTGGAAAAGTTTTAACTTTGGCAGGTTCAACAGGTTATACAGGCGCTGCTTGTTTATCTAGCCAAGCTGTATTAAAAATAGGTGCTGGCATATCTACACTTATTTCTGCTGAAAGTTTATATGATATTTTATCCATGAAAAATACAGAAGTCATGGTAAAACCATTGCCAGAAATATTGCCTGGCGTGTTAGGCGATAGTGCTATGGAAAATATAAAAGATATAGCTAAAGATTTTGATGTAGTTTTAATGGGACCTGGACTTGGTAGAAATGATGAAACATGTCAAATGGTAAGAAAATTAGCTATTGATTTAGATAAACCTTTAGTATTAGATGCTGATGCTATTTTTGCTTTTAGCCAAGCACCTGATGAATTAAAGAAAATAAAGCAAGTGCCAATACTCACACCTCATTTGGGTGAAATGGCAAACCTATTGCATATCACTATTTCAGATTTAAAAGATAATCTTTGGGAAATAGCTAGAAAAGCAGCAGAATATTTTAATGCAATATTTGTGTTGAAAAGTGAAAAAACACTTGTTGTTTATCCAGACGGAAATATATTTGTAACTACAGTTGGCAATGCAGGTATGGCAACAGCCGGCAGTGGTGATGTTTTAGCTGGTACAATAGCAGGTATTGTAGCTGAAAAATTAGCTGGAAAAATGTCAGCGCCGGTAGGCGTTTATTTACATGGACTTGCTGGTGATTTAGCTGGAGAAAATGGACAGGCTGGTTTAATAGCAGGAGATATTTTATTAAATCTGTCTAAAGCTCGTAAACAAATAGACAATAAATAA
- the acpS gene encoding holo-ACP synthase, whose amino-acid sequence MIKGTGVDIIEISRIEKSLTNEKFVERIFTKKEQEYCNSRKQMAVFSYAARFAAKEAVVKALGTGISGGGLWTDIEILPDDDGAPHVKLYGYFAYIATKRKIYNIFISLSHCKEYAVAQAILEG is encoded by the coding sequence ATGATAAAGGGTACAGGTGTTGATATCATAGAAATATCAAGAATAGAAAAATCCTTAACCAATGAAAAATTTGTCGAGCGCATTTTTACAAAAAAAGAACAGGAATATTGTAATTCCAGAAAACAAATGGCAGTTTTTTCTTATGCAGCTAGATTTGCAGCTAAAGAAGCTGTAGTAAAAGCGTTAGGTACAGGTATATCTGGTGGAGGATTGTGGACTGATATTGAGATATTACCAGATGATGATGGAGCACCACATGTAAAACTTTATGGATATTTTGCATATATAGCTACAAAAAGAAAGATATATAATATTTTTATCTCCTTGAGTCATTGCAAAGAATATGCAGTAGCTCAAGCTATTTTGGAGGGATAA
- a CDS encoding metal ABC transporter substrate-binding protein, which yields MKKLLLVVLSLMTMMVFTACGSEKTSTSQEDKANSEDKIKIVTSFYPIYIETLNVTKGIDGVVVENMTKPQTGCLHDYQMTPADMKKLENADVFIANGAGMESFLQDVIDNQKNLKVVEAAKGIELLADEHGENPHVWVSVSNCMTQVQTIADELSKLDPEHADAYQKNAKEYIAKLEDLKQDMHNQIDNLPHKDIVTFHEAFPYFAKEFNLNIVGVIEREPGTAPTPSELDEIIAQVNDLQAKALFAEPQYSSTAAKTIANETGAKVYTLDPVVTGENDLDAYIEAMKQNALTLQEALK from the coding sequence TTGAAAAAATTATTATTAGTGGTTTTGAGTTTGATGACAATGATGGTGTTTACAGCTTGTGGTAGTGAAAAGACAAGTACAAGTCAAGAGGATAAAGCAAATTCAGAGGATAAAATAAAAATTGTTACATCTTTTTATCCAATTTATATAGAAACTTTGAATGTTACAAAAGGAATTGATGGGGTAGTTGTAGAAAATATGACTAAACCACAAACAGGTTGTTTACATGATTATCAAATGACGCCAGCTGATATGAAAAAGTTAGAGAATGCAGATGTTTTCATAGCTAATGGAGCTGGTATGGAATCTTTTTTACAAGATGTAATTGATAATCAGAAGAATTTAAAAGTTGTTGAAGCTGCTAAAGGCATCGAATTATTAGCAGATGAACATGGAGAAAATCCACATGTGTGGGTTAGTGTATCTAATTGCATGACACAAGTACAGACAATTGCTGATGAATTGAGTAAATTGGATCCTGAACATGCAGATGCTTATCAGAAAAATGCCAAAGAATATATTGCTAAATTGGAAGATTTAAAACAAGATATGCACAATCAGATTGATAATTTACCACATAAAGATATTGTTACATTCCATGAAGCATTTCCTTATTTTGCTAAAGAATTTAATTTAAATATTGTTGGTGTAATTGAACGTGAACCAGGAACAGCGCCAACACCTAGTGAATTAGATGAAATTATTGCACAAGTAAATGATTTACAGGCAAAGGCTTTATTTGCAGAACCACAATATTCATCAACAGCAGCCAAAACGATTGCCAATGAAACAGGAGCTAAAGTTTATACCTTAGATCCTGTAGTAACAGGAGAAAATGATCTTGATGCTTATATCGAGGCTATGAAACAAAATGCACTTACATTACAAGAGGCATTAAAATAA
- a CDS encoding nitronate monooxygenase: MAKSITEVLGIKYPIIQGGMAWISDAKLAAAVSNAGGAGIISCGGRTTEYVREEIRKAKQLTDKPFGVNVMLMAPNKDEIVDVICEEKPAFVTLGAGNPVPYFAKLKEAGIKVIPVIPNVKLAKRVAAAGADAMVAEGMEAGGHIGVLTTMALMTQVIPEIKDIPVVMAGGFGDGRGLAAAMLMGAGGVQMGTRFLVAEECSVHENMKQKLIEAVDTDTIVTGLTLGGAVRGIKNKFSTEFVQKENEGKTSKEELIRMATGTNKLAAVEGDVVNGMMQAGQSLTVLQKVEPVATIIEDIMKQARETLSAAATIKL; encoded by the coding sequence ATGGCAAAGTCTATTACTGAAGTTTTAGGTATAAAATATCCAATTATTCAAGGCGGTATGGCTTGGATTTCTGATGCAAAACTTGCAGCAGCTGTTTCTAATGCTGGCGGTGCAGGTATTATTTCTTGTGGTGGTAGAACTACAGAATATGTTCGCGAAGAAATCCGCAAAGCAAAACAATTAACAGATAAACCATTTGGTGTAAATGTAATGCTCATGGCACCAAATAAAGATGAAATCGTAGATGTTATCTGCGAAGAAAAACCTGCTTTTGTTACTTTGGGTGCAGGAAATCCAGTTCCATATTTTGCAAAATTAAAAGAAGCAGGCATAAAAGTAATTCCTGTAATTCCAAATGTAAAACTTGCAAAACGTGTAGCAGCTGCTGGTGCTGATGCTATGGTAGCAGAAGGTATGGAAGCTGGCGGTCATATTGGCGTATTGACTACAATGGCTCTTATGACACAAGTAATTCCAGAGATAAAAGATATTCCAGTTGTTATGGCTGGTGGCTTCGGCGATGGTCGTGGTTTAGCAGCAGCTATGCTCATGGGTGCTGGCGGTGTACAGATGGGTACTCGTTTCTTAGTAGCAGAAGAATGTTCTGTTCATGAAAATATGAAACAAAAATTAATTGAAGCTGTAGATACAGATACTATTGTTACAGGTCTTACTCTTGGTGGTGCTGTACGTGGTATTAAAAATAAATTCTCTACAGAATTTGTACAAAAAGAAAATGAAGGTAAAACTTCTAAAGAAGAACTTATTCGCATGGCAACAGGTACAAATAAATTAGCAGCTGTTGAAGGTGATGTAGTAAATGGTATGATGCAGGCTGGTCAATCTTTGACTGTTTTACAAAAAGTAGAACCTGTAGCTACAATCATTGAAGATATCATGAAACAAGCTCGCGAAACATTATCTGCTGCAGCAACTATTAAACTTTGA
- a CDS encoding GIY-YIG nuclease family protein gives MNCYTYMVQCSDGTLYTGWTNDLKKRLEKHNAGKGARYTRGRLPVKLVYYEVFATKSEAMKRETQIKKLSRKQKLLFIINP, from the coding sequence ATGAATTGTTATACGTATATGGTACAATGCAGTGATGGTACTTTATATACAGGTTGGACAAATGATTTAAAAAAGCGTCTAGAAAAACACAATGCCGGCAAAGGTGCTCGCTATACACGTGGGCGTTTGCCGGTTAAATTAGTTTATTATGAAGTTTTTGCCACAAAAAGCGAAGCTATGAAGCGTGAAACTCAAATAAAAAAATTATCACGCAAGCAAAAATTATTATTTATAATTAATCCCTAA
- a CDS encoding peptidylprolyl isomerase produces the protein MKKFIFLCLLASVFTLSLFTSNGIAEQQINSNEQIGKEVQSMSKNRIAVFETNMGTFEIELFEDKAPITTGNFIDLAEHNFYDGLIFHRVIDGFMIQGGDPNGNGTGGPGYTIKDEFHKDLRHDGPGVLSMANAGPNTGGSQFFITLDKTPWLDGHHAVFGKVVKGMDVVEAIGHVQTDFMDKPIEDVVINKIEIKDAE, from the coding sequence ATGAAAAAATTTATATTTTTATGTTTATTAGCATCTGTATTTACCTTATCTTTATTTACAAGTAATGGTATTGCAGAGCAACAAATAAATTCTAATGAACAAATAGGAAAGGAAGTTCAATCAATGAGTAAAAATCGTATTGCAGTATTTGAAACAAATATGGGTACTTTTGAAATTGAATTATTCGAAGATAAAGCACCAATCACAACAGGTAATTTTATCGACTTAGCAGAACATAATTTTTATGATGGTTTAATTTTCCATCGTGTAATTGATGGTTTCATGATTCAAGGTGGAGACCCTAATGGCAATGGTACAGGTGGTCCTGGTTACACAATTAAAGATGAATTCCACAAAGATTTAAGACATGATGGCCCTGGCGTATTATCCATGGCAAATGCTGGCCCTAATACAGGTGGTTCTCAGTTCTTCATCACTTTAGATAAAACTCCATGGCTTGATGGTCATCATGCTGTTTTTGGTAAAGTAGTAAAAGGCATGGACGTAGTGGAAGCTATTGGTCATGTACAGACTGATTTTATGGATAAACCTATCGAAGATGTAGTTATTAATAAAATAGAAATCAAAGATGCTGAATAA
- a CDS encoding MBL fold metallo-hydrolase: MYDKVKVTYLLNSGFILEIGDCAIIFDYYQDEKNIVDKIIQDKKEVYFFVSHVHYDHFNPKISEFKDKVTKYFISYDVVTDVLPKEKTIILDEYMTYDDKNIHVRSFSSTDEGISFFVEKNDWKIFHAGDFNWWHWKGDTKENNAFAKNGFVKQMMRLSGLKMDIAFFPVDSRLEEFLDLGVTEFCKVTEVKNLITMHNVGKKDWIIPEDFPNKEKMNSIWCPKVTGESHFITK, from the coding sequence ATGTATGACAAAGTAAAAGTAACTTATTTATTAAATAGCGGTTTTATTTTAGAAATAGGCGATTGCGCGATAATTTTTGATTATTATCAAGATGAAAAAAATATAGTGGACAAAATTATTCAAGATAAAAAAGAAGTTTATTTTTTTGTATCTCATGTTCATTATGACCATTTTAATCCTAAAATAAGTGAGTTTAAAGATAAGGTAACGAAATATTTTATCAGCTATGATGTAGTAACTGATGTATTGCCTAAAGAAAAGACTATTATTTTAGATGAATACATGACTTATGATGATAAAAATATACATGTACGCTCATTTAGTTCTACTGATGAAGGAATTTCTTTTTTTGTAGAAAAAAATGATTGGAAGATTTTCCATGCAGGTGATTTTAATTGGTGGCATTGGAAAGGCGATACAAAAGAAAATAATGCATTTGCTAAAAATGGATTTGTAAAACAAATGATGCGTTTATCTGGTTTGAAAATGGATATAGCATTTTTCCCTGTAGATAGTAGATTAGAAGAATTTTTAGATTTAGGTGTAACTGAGTTTTGCAAAGTTACGGAAGTTAAAAATTTAATTACTATGCATAATGTAGGTAAAAAAGATTGGATAATACCAGAAGATTTTCCTAATAAAGAGAAAATGAACTCTATTTGGTGCCCTAAAGTTACTGGAGAGAGTCATTTTATCACTAAATAA